The sequence CGTGTTTGCAAGTTTACAAAGGCATTGCTCAAGAAATCAATAGCTGCTTTAGCACCAAGGTAAGAACCACCGATACCGATAACTACCAAAACTTCACTTTCATTTTGGATTTTAGCTGCTGCTTCCTTGATACGAGCAAACTCTTCTTTGTCGTAGTTTTCTGGCAAATCCAACCAGCCGATAAAGTCGCTACCAGGACCTGTTCCTTGACGGAGCATTTGGTCTGCAAGGGTAACTTGTGGTTGCATGTAGTCTACTTCTTGAGCTCCAACGAATTGGCCCAAGACTTTTGAATAGTCAAATGTAATATGTGTCATCTTTTTCCTCCATTTGTGTACCATAATATGATAACGCTTTATCATATTTTTTTCAAGGGATTTGTGAATTTTCATTCATTTTCATGAAATGGTTTGCGTGAACAGAATTTTTGCAATCATTTTTTCGGTCTGAATTTGCTCTTGGTAATCCTCCAAGGTCTCCCCCGCTTCTGTCACCGTAATCAGCTGTGGCAAGCACTTGGATAAAAGATAGAGGGGCAATAAGGTGACATACCATATCAGCATAACCTCAAAGATAAAGCGTGCATTATTGCCACGTTTGATATACCGTTGGCGGTACTCCTCCTTCAAGGAAGGGTGTGGAATGAAAATGTGGACATTCTTTTTCCCAGCCAGCCACATGGCCCACAACATGCGAGGCAAAAAATTGAGGGCGACCAAGACGATTTTCCCAGCCTGCTCCCACTCAAAGGCCTTTTCTACATAAGTCTGCCGGTATTGTTTATCCTTAATTGGTCGTTTGATGGATTTGCGTTCTTCTTTTGTTAGATGGCTGACGCTACTATTGTCATATTTTATGTCGGACATTTCAAGATCGACTACCTTGCTCCAATTCTTTGCAAGGGTCGTCTTACCCATACCTGGAAAAGCAAATAAAAACATAGGCTTTCCTCCTTTGTACCCATCATGCTACCATAGGTTTCCAAAACATTTCTTAAGAATTGGTATTTTACACTATCTTTTCAGAAAAGCAATACTTTTCCCCAAAAATACATCCTCAGACGGATAAATCAGCTAAAACTGCCCCTATTTCTAAAAATCAGCCAAAGAAAACCCTCTGAAAGCTTGATTTCAAAGGGTTTTTAGATTATACGCAAAAAGAGCACACACCCGACTTCGCTTAGGGCTGCTGGATTCCTCCCCTGACCCGCTTCACGCACGAATGTTGCTCCGTTTATTATTATAACACAAATTTACTAAAGTGCAAGCGGAGACTGAGTGAGATGGATGATTTGTCTAATCACTCTTGGGCTTTCAAAGCTCGTTTTTCAGTCTTCTGCCTTTCTCGGCGCTGTCTAAAAAAATCTTGCATGATCTGGGCACAGGATTCTTCCAAGATCCCCGTTTCAACCTCCACACGGTGATTGAGCCGCTGGTCTGTCAAAATATCATAGAGACTGCCCGCCGCTCCAAATTTTTGGTTGGCAGCCCCATAGACCACCTGGGGAATACGGGCCAGCCCAATGGCACCACTACACATAACACAGGGTTCAATGGTGACAAAGAGGGTCGTATCCAGCAAACGCCAATTTCCCACTGTTTGATTGGCTTCTTGGATGGCCATGACTTCGGCATGCATGATAGCCTGATTGAGTTCCTCGCGCGCATTGTGCCCACGGCCAATAATCTGTCCATCCTTAACAATGACACAGCCGATAGGAATTTCTTCCTTGTCCAGTGATTTTTCAGCCTCTGCCAAGGCCTGGCTCATAAAGTATTCTTTTTCTTCTTGTGTGTAATTCATAGGTCTATTATAGCAAAAAACAGCCCCAAGGGGCTGTTTCTATATTGTTTATTACAATTCGCCAACCAATTTCACTACGTTTTCTACTGTGAAGCCGTAGTTGTCAATAACTGTTTGGGCTGGAGCTGATGCACCAAATGTGTCGATACCGAGAACTTTACCGTCAAGACCGACATACTTATACCAACCTTGAGTCGCACCCATTTCAATCGCCAAACGACGACGGATAGCATTCGGAAGGATTTCTTCCTTATAAGCTGCATCTTGGGCATCAAATAGCTCAGTTGATGGTACAGAAACCACACGCACTTTTGTACCAGCAGCTTCTAGTTCTTTAGCAGCTTTAACAGCCAAGTTAACCTCTGAACCAGATGCTAGAAGGATAGTATCAAAGCCTTCTGCTTCGTAAACCACATAGGCACCTTTGGCAACCTTGTTAAAGTCGGTTCCTTCTTCAACTGTCAAGTTTTGACGAGTCAGGACAAGAGCTGACGGTGTAGACTTGCTGGTCAATGACAAGTACCATGCAGCCTGTGTTTCACGCGCATCTGCTGGACGGAAGACATTGAGGTTTGGCATAGCACGAAGTCCTGCCAAGTGCTCGATTGGCTCGTGAGTTGGACCATCTTCACCAACCGCGATTGAATCGTGAGTGAAGACATAAGTCACTGGAAGTCCTTGAAGGGCTGACAAACGAACTGCTGCTTTGACATAGTCTGAGAAGACGAAGAAGGTACCACCATAGACACGAAGTCCGCCGTGGGCTGCCATACCATTCAAGATAGTTCCCATTGCAAATTCACGAACACCAAACTGGATGTTGCGGTTGAGTGGATTTACTGAATCTTGCAAACCATCTTCCTTGATATAGGTCATGTTAGAGTGTGCCAAGTCTGCTGAACCACCGAGGAAGGTTGGCAAGACCTTAGCCGCTGCGTTG is a genomic window of Streptococcus sp. 29896 containing:
- the tadA gene encoding tRNA adenosine(34) deaminase TadA, which translates into the protein MNYTQEEKEYFMSQALAEAEKSLDKEEIPIGCVIVKDGQIIGRGHNAREELNQAIMHAEVMAIQEANQTVGNWRLLDTTLFVTIEPCVMCSGAIGLARIPQVVYGAANQKFGAAGSLYDILTDQRLNHRVEVETGILEESCAQIMQDFFRQRRERQKTEKRALKAQE
- a CDS encoding ATP-binding protein, whose amino-acid sequence is MFLFAFPGMGKTTLAKNWSKVVDLEMSDIKYDNSSVSHLTKEERKSIKRPIKDKQYRQTYVEKAFEWEQAGKIVLVALNFLPRMLWAMWLAGKKNVHIFIPHPSLKEEYRQRYIKRGNNARFIFEVMLIWYVTLLPLYLLSKCLPQLITVTEAGETLEDYQEQIQTEKMIAKILFTQTIS